The region TTGGCTGGCCGAATTTTAATATCCGGGACGTTCTGAAATACATATATACACTAAAATATACTTTGCCGATATGCAAGTTCCTATTTAACGTTTGTGAGTGTTGTGAATTATGAATTATATATAATAGTATTTATAATTAGGTGTTCCCTGCAAAATTTAAGTGTAACGGAGTTGGGATGGCTGGAGAAAGCCAGTTGTCGTGGGAGTGTGTCAGTGGAGATAAGAATATATCAATGGTTAGGTTAATATATTAAGAAAAACATAATGGTACATATAGTAGGGCAGGACTAAAAACGGATCCAAACTCGTATCGTACCACCACCACTATACCACTGTCTGTTTTTTTCCAATATCCTGCCCGATCACTATTTTACTATTTTTGCGTTTGCTTCCAGACCAATCAGTATCATTCCTTCACTACTTGCATTTTCATTATTTTGGGAGTTGTGAGCCATTTTGTCGAAAGCTGTATATACTATCTTACTTGTAAGACATATGGGGTATGTTATGACTTTGATTGATGTAAAAAGTGTGACTGTCAGTAAAAAGGGACAAATTACAATTCCCGGTGCATACAGAAATTCCGGTATGAAAATAGGTGAAAAGGCAGCCGTTTTCGTGTATGACGACCACATTGAGATTCGCCCTCTGTCTTTCCTTGAAGAAGGACTAAGTTGCGCTATAGCTTCTCAAAAATCCCTTTCGAAAGGATGGGATACTCCTGAAGAAGATGCTGCCTGGGACCATTTGAAAGACTACCTGGGGAAGTAATTGATGGTCCATAAAGGAAACATAGTTATCATTCCTTTCCCTTTCACTGACAACAACAATACCAAACTCAGACCAGCGATTGCTGTTTCTGATCAGATGAGACAGGACGTAATACTGTGTCAGGTTACATTCAGGAAACCTGCAGACAACTGTGCTGTATGGTTTTCAGATAGCGACCTGTCTGAAGGCGCACTTCGCCAGGGTAGCTGGATTCGGGTGAACAAAATATTCACAATGGATTCCAGCAATATCCTTAAAATAATTGGAACTGTCCATATCAAAAAACAAAAAGAAATTCAGGATAAATTATTGAAACTTTTCCTGTAAATATCTATCTTCCAGACCAATCCGAATCACTCTTTTTCCTCTGCGATCTCATGCACCCGGGAAGTATAACCGCTCCGATACGCAAAATTATGGCACATGTTTGTGGCCGGAGACAATTCATGAAGATTTTTCTGGAAAGCAGCGGCTATCACTGATAGGTTTATATAGGTATCACTATATCATGGTAGGCAAAATGTCCAATTATATTCACATGTTATAAATAATATGTGAACAAATATACCCATAATGCTGAATTTGACTACAATCGAAATATTCAAACACCTGACTCATCCAAAAACCGTATCTGAAATTTCAACACTTCTGAAACTGGACCATTCCACAATTTCCAAATCAATAAATTCACTCGTTGAATCAGGTTTAGTTGTAAGACGAAAACAAGGTCGTTACACCTATGTAACTCGTTCTGAATCGCTGCATTCCAGATCATTGAAAGATATTCTCATCGAATATCCCCGTCTGCCACTAAACAATATCCTTACAAGTTCAGCACTAACTATATTGGCAGTCCTGAATAATTCATGTTCGATCAGTGATATTGCTACAAAAACCGGATTGAATAGAAAAACGGTGGCATATACTATTGGACAACTCGCAAAATATGGAATCGTCCTGCAAGAGAATAAGAAATACTTTTTTAGTAAACGGCATTCTTTAATCAGAAGCTTTGTTGATAACTATTGGAAATACAGGACAAATAAAACCCTGAAAGAAATTTCTCCAAATGCGGTTTTGCTCTGGCAAAGGGGACCGGAAATTTTGTTCAAAATCGATAATGATTTTATTGATTCTGATAAACCGGTGAAAAAAGAATCGATACATCCTACTGCAATGAATATATTTCCAAAATATGGTCTAAAGGTCATAAGTGATCTGGGGTATTATTTCTACAGTAAAAGAGATCTCAAAGCTGAAGATTATGTGATTCACACGCTCCTGATAGACCCATATAGTCCAATATACAATTCTTATGCATTGGCCCTTTACTCGAAAACAGGATCAACAGAATTGGTAAAATTTGGTAAATTGTACGATATGGAAGATCATACCAAAACCCTTCAGGAATATTTACGAATAAAGGAAAAAAATAGTAGTTTCCTTCTTCCATGGAACGAATTCATTGATTTGATAAAAGACATACAATAAAGGAGTACATATACATGGTTTCAAAATCATTTGATAAACAATATTTACAAAAAGAATTTGAAAAACTCAACGAGACCTTGAATGAACATGTAACACTCTATCTCATTGGTGGTGGCTCAATGAGTTTTCAGAAATATAAAGCTGCTACCAAAGATATTGATGTCGTAGTCGGGTCTACCCATGAATTGGGCCATGTTGTAACAGCACTGAGGTCTATTAATTATGTTATTCCTGTAGTTCGTGGTCCCTACAAAAAAATGGAAGCAAATTCGATACTCGAAAATACTGACGGATTTCGATGGGATATCTTTGTTAATGTTATTTGTGGAGGACTTCGGCTGTCAGATGGCATGATAGAGCGTTCTATTCAACTCTTTAAAATGGAACATGTTTCTGTTTATATGATATGCCCGGAGGATATTTTTGTTTTCAAGTCGATAACAACAAGAGAAAGAGACCAGGAAGATATGTATTCATTATTTAGCAAGGGCCTGAACTTTGATATAATAGAAAAAGAATTTTTCTGGCAAAACAACCATAAACAAAATGATTATGCCTGGATGGCATTCTTTTTTGATGGAGTGGAAGAGTTCTTCGATAAATACCATATAACTCATCCGATCATTGCAAGACTGCATGACATTGCAGAAGAAGATATGCTTATTGGTTTTGTTAAAGAAAGGTTGAGGACCGGCCCCAGGCAAATATCTGAAATTAGTGATGGGCTTGATCAAAACGATGTAGAGGTCATACTTGATAAACTTATTAAACAAGGGGTTGTGCTTAAAGACAAGTATGGAAAAATTTCATTGAAATCAGATGATGACTGCAATCAGAATACAGGATATAGGTGAAAATATTTAACTAACCATCTTTGAAACTGACATACTCTCACGACAATGGATTTCTCTACTCTGTCGCTTACTCATATGTCGATAATGTTTGTGGCCGGAGAAAATTCATGAAGGTTTCTCTGGAAAGCAGCGGCTATCACTGATAGATTTATATAGGTATCACTATATAGTGATAGGTACAGATGGGTGCAAAAACTACCGATTGGAACAATGTGCAGTCTCATATCCGCAAATATCTTGATATTTCACCACAATCCCTCCATACCGACATCAATACTTTAAGTGAAAGTATTCCACTGGACTTTCCCATCTCTCCTGATCTAACAATAGAAGAAAATAACGCTATCTATTTCATTGAGATAAAATCTAAAGCCACAGTAGATGCTATTGCAAAATTGAATCTACTGCGGGATTTCTGTTTAAAAACCAAATTTCCAAAAGAGATACAACTGGTTATTGCCGCGAAATCCTTTCCTGAAAGAGAAAAACTGCTTATGGACCAACTGGACATCAGCATGGTAAAACTTCCCTGGTCCATTAAACTCACAACTGAAAAGCAGTCAAAATCCAGCAACCATCGAATTACTTCGGCCAAATCATGGAAAATAGTATCCCGTCTTTTAAAGGAAAAGAAGACTTCAATACGCCAGCTTGCAATTCTTGAAGATATATCGTATGGCTGGGCACATAAGACAATACAGGCCCTTATTCAGCAGAACATTGCGAAAAAAGACTACAATCATGTGAGTATTTCTAATATTGATAAACTGCTAAACGGTGTTGCCTGGGAACGTCCTCTGACCAACCTTAAAATTTGTGAGATCCAGATTCCCTTCATTGAATCGATGGATACAGCAAGGAAAATCACCCGGGCATTTTCAATGCAGCACAATATACCAGTAGGATTTACTTCCTATACGGCAGCGGCTTTGTATACCGGTTACGGCGTACGCAATGATGCAGTTTACCTGTATCTGGATGATGACTATATAGATTATTTTAGAGAATTATTTGAATCTTCCTCACCAGATAGTATAAAGGCAATTATCTATAGGCCTGACAGGGATATTTTTCAGGACACTCTGGAAAAAGAGGGTGTCCGGATCGTATCTGCTTCCCAGACACTTCTGGATCTGGCAGGGATGGGCTATTCTGCAATGGATATCACAAAAGAAATGGTTGCAAAGTATGAGTTCTTATGAAAAGATGAGTGAAATAATTAATTTTTCACTGGATGAATTATATGCAATAACAAGATATCTCCATGAAAAAGAAGATGTAGATAACCCCACAACTGTACTGATTGGAGGGTGGGCAGTAGACTCGTATAATTCCTGGTATGGCTCAGTAGATATCGATCTTATTACCAATAATAGTACACGAAACAGTCTAAATTATTATCTGCGAAAGGAGCGTAATTTTGTACCATACAGACTGCCCGGACAACCCCGGAGTGTAAGGAAAGAAACAAGAGCAGGGTCTGTAATTATTGATTTTGCAACAAGAGAAAAACCATTTCCTTTTGAAGGGACAGATGAGTATTTAGATTTCAGTATTCTTGACGGAAACACTGAATCCAGGGCAATCCGGGGTAACATCGAAATGGCAGTACCCAACAGAGCAACGTTGATTGTTCTGAAATTAAAAGCGATATGGGATCGAAATAATAGAATATCCCACGGAAACAGTCATGATATTGAATGGGAATCCGGGAAACTTGTCAAAGACTATGCAGATATTCTTGCATTAATTGACCCCAACAGTGGCGGGAAAGATGTTGAAATTTCTATCCTGGGTAAATTAATGAACACATATCCATTTCTAAAAGAATCTCTTGCATCAGTAGGTGAATCAGATGATGGAATAGAAAAATATGGCAGAATGTCAGAAAGCACTGCTAAAAGGATTATTGGACAGATGTTGTCTTTGATCTGATCTGTTTTTGAGTAATGCCGGGCAGACAAATCCCATTGCCCTGGAAACATCACACCTAACACCAATAAAAAAAAGCATACCGGAAGTTCCCCCTCCCGGCATACATTACTTCCTCTTAAACCTGGCAGCCAGCAAAAGCCCAATTACCACAAAAACGGCTCCAAAACCGGGCAGGAAACTTGACTCTTCCTCCTGCTCAGGGCCAACCGGGGTTTCATCCGTATCGCCATCAGGGACATCGGTTTGCTCCCGGTCACCTGGGGACACAGTGGCATCCCCATCGCCTGCAGCCGCAGTATCATCTTCCAGGGAAGTATCGGTAACTATTGTAGCAGAACCTGTACCTCCGCCTCCCGTGCCTGCGGTCACACCATCCTCTTGGTCATCTGCAGATTCTACAACCTGTATGAGAATACTCCGATTACTTGCAGCACCCCTCTCATCCTCGGCTGTCACATTGATCAGATGCATACCTTCAGCAAGACTGGCATAAAGGGATGTGCCATTGCCAATAATTCCGCTGACATTGGATCTCCATGCAACACTGAAAGAATGACTTTCCGGATCAGACACGTTTGCCGAGAACAGAATATCCTCATCCAGAGCATACACACCATCTTCCGTCGGAGAAATAATCTCAATCAGGGGCGGATCATTGATCTGTCCGTCAAAATACTGGGTACTGCTTTGAACCAGGGTCCAGCCTCCATCCAGATCTGCAAAAATATCATACCTGAGATAATGCAAACCTTCCGTATCAGTAACAAACGGCATGGTATAATTCACCAGATTCTCTCCCTTTTCAAGCCCAAACTCATGGGTTGCATTTCCCACAAGTTTATTGTGCGGATTGTATATCATCAGCTGTAGCTGTGCCGGTGTTTCCTGATTTGCATCAATCTCCAGATCAACCGTGATATTGTCTCCCGAGAAATAGGTATCATCTGAGGCCAGCGAAAACGAAGGCGTCAGAAAAATCAAAATAAAAGAGGTTAATAGAAGCAGCCTCGCCGCTCTCAAAACCCCTTCTCTGTTAAAAATCATCTGCATGATTTACTCACCTCCTCGTCCCGGCCCAACCTGTGCAGCCTTCACAATCAGGTCAAACCCGTGTATATCCAGCAGATATTGCCCGGTCGCATCTCCATACGTAATCTCATACCGATACACACCCGAGAGTACATTGGGCACCTCAAAATCAATTGTGGTATTAACGGCAATATATCCATTGTAATCCAGCCCCGGGCCCACCACGGTCAGGTTATCGGCACGGGTAACATTGACATTCATCACCACAGTCTCTCCCGTCTCATAGGCCTGTCTCTCTGTACTAATCCTGAGCCCGTTCACATCCCTCCTGTCATGGATGTAATCCGAGTTAATATACAGCGAGCGTCCCGAATCCTCGTCTCCTTCAGGTGAATCCAGATAAACACTGATAAACACCTTGTTATCGGTTTGAGGGGTCGGGATATCCACGGTAAAGGTAGTGGTACTGTTTTTATCCACCGTGAACTCGTGCACATCATCAAAATCAAAATACTTGACCCTGCTATAGAGTTCCAGAGGGTAATTTCCATTATTCTCCACCTGCATGGTAAGGGTTGCATTTTCTCCGGGCAGATAGGCTCTCTTGTCCAGCCAGGAGTTGACCGTCACATTGGCCCCTTCCAGATAGAACCTGCTTTCTGTCAGGTTATCTTCTTCAAGCCCGTAGTACAACGGATAATAACCTTCTGCAAGATCATCCGGTGCCTTAAAAGAGAACGAGAAGTTATGGCTGTCCTCCGAGGCAATCCAGGAAGTCAATGTATCCTCATAGACTCCCGGAACGTCCAGATACATATCCGCCATTGCACCAATCGATCCCGTATTTGAGACCGTGAAGTTGTATTTGAGTATCTCACCCGGCTGCACGTTTTGCTTATTCAAAGAAGGTGCAACCGTAAATTCAGGTGCCTGTATTGTGAAAGTCGAATTTGCAATCTGGATAACCTCCTGGCTTTCAAGCAGTTGTGCCTGCAATGTGTAATTGCCTGGCGTCAGTTCTGGCAGGGATATATTGTGCCCGATACTGGTGTTTTCCAGTGCAGAGAGATTGACCTGCTCGGTGGATTCATAGAAATCCGTAATTATCTCAACAGTCCCGTTAAAAGCAATCCCGGGTTGTTTATTGCTTAGATTTACCATGAAACTGAGATTACCTGAGACAACCTCCGCCTTTCCAAGTTCAAATCCTGTGGTCTGGCCCACCTGGAAAGCAACCTTTTCAAACTCAACCGGGATCTGGCCCGTTGCATCTGCACTCAAGTTATAATCTCCTGCAGCCAGATCAAAGGCCAGGACATCGTCCACACTCTGGTTTATACCCAGTATGTAGGATTTGTGCAGACTTGTCGTATCATTTACCGAAAACGATACATTGAAATCGGTTTTGTATTGCCCGGTATTGGTGACATTAACCGGTATCTCCACCGTACCCGGTCTGTAGATAGTCTGGCATTGGG is a window of Methanohalophilus mahii DSM 5219 DNA encoding:
- a CDS encoding AbrB/MazE/SpoVT family DNA-binding domain-containing protein, with the translated sequence MTLIDVKSVTVSKKGQITIPGAYRNSGMKIGEKAAVFVYDDHIEIRPLSFLEEGLSCAIASQKSLSKGWDTPEEDAAWDHLKDYLGK
- a CDS encoding type II toxin-antitoxin system PemK/MazF family toxin; this encodes MVHKGNIVIIPFPFTDNNNTKLRPAIAVSDQMRQDVILCQVTFRKPADNCAVWFSDSDLSEGALRQGSWIRVNKIFTMDSSNILKIIGTVHIKKQKEIQDKLLKLFL
- a CDS encoding helix-turn-helix domain-containing protein, which codes for MKDILIEYPRLPLNNILTSSALTILAVLNNSCSISDIATKTGLNRKTVAYTIGQLAKYGIVLQENKKYFFSKRHSLIRSFVDNYWKYRTNKTLKEISPNAVLLWQRGPEILFKIDNDFIDSDKPVKKESIHPTAMNIFPKYGLKVISDLGYYFYSKRDLKAEDYVIHTLLIDPYSPIYNSYALALYSKTGSTELVKFGKLYDMEDHTKTLQEYLRIKEKNSSFLLPWNEFIDLIKDIQ
- a CDS encoding DUF6036 family nucleotidyltransferase, producing the protein MVSKSFDKQYLQKEFEKLNETLNEHVTLYLIGGGSMSFQKYKAATKDIDVVVGSTHELGHVVTALRSINYVIPVVRGPYKKMEANSILENTDGFRWDIFVNVICGGLRLSDGMIERSIQLFKMEHVSVYMICPEDIFVFKSITTRERDQEDMYSLFSKGLNFDIIEKEFFWQNNHKQNDYAWMAFFFDGVEEFFDKYHITHPIIARLHDIAEEDMLIGFVKERLRTGPRQISEISDGLDQNDVEVILDKLIKQGVVLKDKYGKISLKSDDDCNQNTGYR
- a CDS encoding nucleotidyl transferase AbiEii/AbiGii toxin family protein, yielding MSSYEKMSEIINFSLDELYAITRYLHEKEDVDNPTTVLIGGWAVDSYNSWYGSVDIDLITNNSTRNSLNYYLRKERNFVPYRLPGQPRSVRKETRAGSVIIDFATREKPFPFEGTDEYLDFSILDGNTESRAIRGNIEMAVPNRATLIVLKLKAIWDRNNRISHGNSHDIEWESGKLVKDYADILALIDPNSGGKDVEISILGKLMNTYPFLKESLASVGESDDGIEKYGRMSESTAKRIIGQMLSLI